A window from Carassius carassius chromosome 40, fCarCar2.1, whole genome shotgun sequence encodes these proteins:
- the LOC132122329 gene encoding uncharacterized protein LOC132122329 yields MLKEEMNLGDAEAYFWTDSQVVLGYINNKASRFHTSVANRVQRIHRTTTPQQWRYIPSDENPADYASGGLSVNDLVTSSWFRGPDILWELQIPSPVDVNPQLPIGDPEVKKAQSLNTQTLQYSCLSKRFTKISSWFKVIQAVPCLLRRVRKDKSIEHSTVAEREDAKCIIIKDLQSQIYAEEMALLCKGKQLPCSSRLYNLDAFVDHNGLLRVGGRLCDASAPNSVKHPVLFPKEHHLTKLLIADCHEKMAHQGKGLTINEIRSRGFWITGVNRTVASFILQCVRCRKLRRPTEEQKMANLPSERIDPSPPFTYSGMDVFGPFITRQGHKSYKRYGLLFTCFCCRAIHIEMLDDMSTDAFINGLRCFIAIRGAVNQIRCDQGTTFIGAKNELTKAMEEIDTNRLVTFLAEKQCDFVFNAPHASRSAEFGRDRLEL; encoded by the coding sequence ATGTTGAAGGAAGAAATGAACCTTGGAGATGCAGAAGCATATTTCTGGACTGACTCTCAAGTAGTGTTAGGTTATATAAACAATAAAGCTAGCCGCTTCCACACGTCTGTCGCGAATCGAGTTCAGAGAATTCATCGCACCACAACTCCTCAGCAGTGGCGATACATTCCATCGGATGAAAATCCAGCCGATTATGCATCAGGAGGTCTGAGTGTTAATGATCTGGTCACTTCCAGCTGGTTCAGAGGACCGGACATTTTGTGGGAACTGCAAATACCTTCCCCTGTGGATGTTAACCCACAACTTCCAATCGGTGACCCAGAGGTCAAAAAGGCTCAATCACTTAACACGCAAACATTACAGTATTCCTGCTTATCCAAACGTTTCACAAAGATTTCTTCATGGTTCAAAGTCATCCAAGCAGTTCCATGCCTACTTCGTCGTGTCAGGAAGGACAAGTCCATTGAGCACAGTACAGTGGCAGAACGTGAGGATGCTAAGTGCATCATAATTAAGGACTTACAGAGTCAGATATATGCAGAAGAAATGGCCTTACTCTGTAAGGGCAAACAGCTCCCATGCAGCAGCAGGCTATATAATCTAGATGCCTTTGTTGATCACAACGGATTGCTCAGGGTGGGAGGAAGGCTTTGTGATGCTTCTGCCCCTAACTCTGTTAAACATCCAGTGTTATTTCCAAAGGAACATCATCTTACAAAACTTCTGATCGCGGATTGTCATGAAAAAATGGCACATCAAGGAAAGGGATTGACTATCAATGAGATCAGATCAAGAGGATTTTGGATTACAGGAGTAAACAGGACTGTAGCATCCTTTATACTACAGTGTGTGAGATGTCGCAAGCTTCGCAGACCCACTGAAGAGCAAAAAATGGCTAACCTGCCCTCAGAGCGCATAGATCCATCCCCTCCATTCACATACAGTGGAATGGATGTTTTTGGTCCGTTCATCACCAGACAAGGTCATAAATCGTACAAGAGGTATGGACTTCTCTTTACTTGTTTCTGTTGCAGAGCCATCCATATTGAGATGCTGGATGATATGTCCACAGACGCCTTTATCAATGGTCTACGTTGTTTCATCGCTATTAGAGGAGCAGTAAATCAAATAAGGTGTGACCAAGGCACTACTTTCATTGGAGCCAAGAATGAGCTCACCAAGGCCATGGAAGAGATTGACACCAACCGTCTGGTAACATTCTTAGCAGAAAAACAGTGTGACTTTGTCTTCAATGCACCCCATGCAAGTCGGAGCGCGGAGTTTGGGAGAGACAGATTAGAACTGTGA